The following are encoded in a window of candidate division KSB1 bacterium genomic DNA:
- a CDS encoding metallophosphoesterase: MIRHHSVTQTQLFLFILPLLLFSCLPGSYKNSINPEFTFGVLTDVQYCDCDPRNDIYYRTTLAKFEECVREFNSKDLAFVIQLGDIIEKDFASFDRVLPIYEQLVMPKYHVLGNHEFSVSQEKKSAVLDKIGLENPYYDMSVKGWRFVMLDGNDISTYRVPKNSEAYRSAKARFEELQDRGLPNAQKFNGALGDQQMSWLRNTLNQACTAGEKVILFCHHPVFPRNTNTLWNDTEVMNLIESHDCVVAYINGHYHPGNYQKKNGIHYLTLQGMVDTVDKNAYAIIEVYPDRLEVVGYGREPSRTLYFPNK, from the coding sequence ATGATTAGGCATCACTCAGTCACTCAAACCCAATTATTCCTCTTCATCCTTCCTCTGTTACTTTTTAGCTGCCTTCCCGGCAGTTACAAAAATTCCATTAATCCGGAGTTTACTTTTGGCGTTCTTACAGATGTACAGTACTGCGACTGCGATCCTCGAAATGACATTTACTACCGGACAACGCTTGCCAAATTCGAAGAATGTGTTCGGGAATTCAATTCAAAGGATTTGGCTTTCGTCATTCAGCTTGGCGATATTATCGAGAAAGATTTCGCCAGCTTCGATCGAGTGCTGCCGATTTATGAGCAACTTGTGATGCCAAAGTACCATGTTCTGGGAAATCACGAATTCTCAGTAAGTCAGGAAAAAAAGAGTGCCGTTTTGGATAAAATAGGCCTTGAAAATCCGTATTACGACATGAGCGTTAAAGGGTGGCGGTTTGTTATGCTGGACGGGAATGATATCAGTACCTACCGGGTACCCAAAAATAGTGAGGCCTACCGAAGTGCCAAAGCGAGGTTCGAGGAACTGCAAGATCGAGGTTTGCCGAATGCACAAAAATTTAATGGAGCGCTGGGTGACCAGCAAATGAGCTGGCTAAGGAATACGCTCAATCAAGCTTGTACTGCCGGCGAAAAAGTGATTTTGTTTTGCCATCACCCGGTTTTTCCAAGGAACACCAATACCCTTTGGAATGACACGGAAGTCATGAATCTTATCGAATCCCATGACTGCGTTGTGGCTTACATAAACGGACACTACCATCCCGGTAATTACCAGAAAAAAAATGGCATTCACTATTTGACGCTGCAGGGTATGGTTGACACAGTTGATAAAAACGCCTACGCCATTATTGAGGTTTATCCGGATCGCTTGGAAGTTGTTGGATACGGCCGGGAGCCCAGCCGGACGTTGTACTTCCCAAATAAATAG
- a CDS encoding histidine phosphatase family protein, whose translation MVFLVRHGEKADLSDNPELSAAGHERAAALARNLRSAEIEYVHSSDFT comes from the coding sequence ATGGTATTCCTTGTGCGGCATGGCGAGAAAGCCGACCTCAGCGATAATCCGGAACTGTCCGCTGCCGGCCACGAACGGGCCGCGGCACTCGCCAGAAACCTTCGTAGCGCGGAGATTGAATACGTCCATAGTTCCGACTTCACCTAG